The following is a genomic window from Stenotrophomonas maltophilia.
CTTCACTGCCTCGTCGCCACCGACGTGCACGTACTTGGCCGGGAACAGGTCGATCACTTCTTCCAGCACGTTCTCCAGGAAGGTGATGGTGCTGTCTTCGGTGTTGAACAGGTTGGGGAACACGCCCCATTCGCTGATCGGCTTCAGCGGTGTATCGATCGTGCCCAGCTCCGGATACGCGGCAATCGCCGCGGTGGCGTGGCCCGGCACATCGATTTCCGGGATCACCTGGATATGCAGCCTGGCCGCATAGGCGATCACCTCGCGGATCTGCTCCTGCGTGTAGAAGCCGCAGTAGGGGTGTTCCTGGCCGCTGACCGGATCGATGCCGCCATCGCCGGCCGGCAGGCGGCAGCTGCCCACCCCGGTCAGCTTCGGGTAGCGCTTGATCTCCATGCGCCAACCCTGGTCATCGGTCAGGTGCCAGTGGAAGGTGTTGAGCTTGTGCGCGGCCATCGCGTCGAGCACGCGCTTGATCTCGTCCAGGCTCTGGAAGTGGCGCGCGGAATCGAGCATGAAACCGCGCCAGCTGAAACGCGGCGCGTCCTGGATCTGCACGGCCGGCAGCACGCCATTGCTGCCGCCGGTGGCGAGCTGGGCCAGGGTGGTGGCGCCATAGAACAGGCCGGTCTCGTTGCCGGCCTGGATCAGCACGCCCTGCGCGGTGCTTTCCAGCGTGTAGCTCTCACCGCTGTCGCGGAAGGTGGGCACGATCTGGAAGTGGATGCTGCCGCTCTTGGCCGCTGTCCTGCCCTTGGCCAGCGCCAGGCGTGGGCCGCCACTGCGGGCCAGCAGGTCGGCAAACTGCGCGGCGACGCGCTGCGCGGCTTCGCCTTCAGCCTGCAGCATGGTGTCAGCGCGCACGGTGATGCCGCGGCCCTGGCCGTGCTGCACGGTGGCCGGTGCAGGAATCAGCATCAGGCTGCCGGCACGCAGCTGCGGGCCGGGGGCTTCAGCGGCGGGCGTGGGATCGGCGGCCAGGGCCGGCAGCGCCGGCAACAGCGCGAGCAGGCTGCCCAGCAGCACTGCGCTGCGCATCCGGGCGCGGGAAGGCTTGAGCATCGGTACGACTCCTTGGAACGGTGCGATGAACGCTATACATGAAAAACGCCGGGCCCGGAATGACCCAGGCCCGGCGTGCGTGCACGACTCGGCGATGTTGCCGCCGCTGGATCAGTACTTGAAGCGGAAGTTGAGGTAGTACTGGCGGCCGTTGCTGTAGAACGAGGTCGGGATGGCCGCGGTCTGGTAGTACTTGTAGGTCGGGTTGTTGAGGTTCAGACCGTCCAGGGTGATGCTCAGCCAGTCGGTGGCCTTGTAGCTCAGCGAGGCCGACAGCGTGCCGAAGTCATCCTGGTAGTACGGGTTGGTACCGGACAGGCTGATCAGGAACGAAGAGCGGCGGGTGTAGCTGACGCGGGCACCGAAGCGTTCGTTCTCGAAGTAGGCACCCACGTTGTAGGTGTTCTTCGAGGTACCCAGCAGGTTGTGCGAACCATCCGACCAGGTGTGCGCGGTGGTGCCGTTGGCGTAGGTGTAGTTGGCGTTGACGCCGAAGTACTCGCCGATCGGCTGCTCGTAGGCCACTTCCACGCCGGTCACCTTGCCGTCGGCATTGATCGGGGTGGAGATCTGGTAGGTCTCGAGCTGGTTGGTCAGTTCGCTGTACAGCTGGCGCGAGACCACGTCGAAGGCGATGTAGTCCTTCAGCTTCATGTGGTACGCCCCCACCGACAGCAGGCCGCGCGGCATGAAGTACCACTCCAGGTTGGCATCCAGATTGCTGGACAGGGTCGGCTTCAGGTTCGGGTTGCCGCCGCCACCGGTCTTGTTCAGATCCGAACCGTAGGAGGAGGCGCCCAGTGCCGAGTAGTCCGGCAGGGTCTGGGTCTGCGAAGCGGCCACGCGCAGGACGAGGTTGTCGTCCAGGTCGAACTTGATGTTGGCGCTGGGCAGCACGCGGTTGCGCTTGTTCTGGAAGGCCATGCGTTCCCACATGCCGAACAGGCTGCTGACATCGGCATCGGCGGCCTTGCTGACGGCGTTGTAGGTGTCGATGTCCTGCTTGATGTTGACGTAGCGCAGGCCGACGTTGCCGCTCCACCAGTCACCACGGAAGTTGGCCTGCACGTAGCCGGCGAAGTTCTTCTCCTGCACCTTCCACTCGGCACCGTAGTTGTGGCGACCGGTCGGGCCATCGTTGCCGGCCAGCCAGGTGGAGTTGTTGGTCACCGCGTCCTTCAGCGCACCCGGGGTGAAGTACCAGATGTTGCGCGGGAAGGTGCCGCCGATATCGCCGGCAAAGCCGCTGGGGTAGTTGGAGGTGGCACCGTTCTTCAGCGCGCTCCAGATATCGCCCGGCGTTGCGCCTTCCGGCGACAGCGCTTCGCGCTTGTGGTCAGCGAAACGCAGGCCGAAATCGATCGAGTTCAACACGCCGCCGTCGTTGAAGTACTGGTTGAAGTCGAGCGTTGCCCACTTCTCCTTGTCCTCGGCAGTGACCTGCTGGTTGCCCCAGGTGCCGAAGCTGGTGACGCCGTTGGGCGAGAGGTCGCCGCCCAGGCTCCAGTCGATCGGCGAGCCGTTGCCGTGGGTGGCCCAGCTGGCGCCACCGCCATTGGCCAGGGTGACTTCGGCGATGTACTGGCGCGGCGTCTCGCCGGTGCCCTTGGTGCTGCCGGCCTGGAACTTGGCGGTCAGGCTGTCGCTGATCTGCCAGTCGGCATCGAAGGTGACGTAGCTCGACTTGGCCGTCGACTCGCGGTAGATCATGTCGTACACCGCGTAGTTGGTGCCCGGCACGCCCGCGTAGGTGGCGTTGGTCAGCACGCCGTCCTTGACCACATAGCCCGGATTCGGCGCCTGCGACTTGGCGAAGCTGTTGCCGAACATCATGAAGTTGCGGTTGTAGTTGTTGGCTTCCAGCTTGGAACTGAAACCGTTCAGGCCCAGGGTAAGCGTGTCGGTCGGCTTGAACTGCAGCGAGACCAGGCCGCCCTTGCGCTCACGGGTCTGTTCGAACAGGGTCGAACCCAGCAGGCCCGGCAGGTTGACGCCGATCAGGTCCGGGTTGGTCTGGGCCACCGGATCGGTCGCGGCGATCTTGAAGAAGCCGCCCGGGATTTCCTGTGCTTCACGGCGCAGCTCGCGCTTCTGGCTGAAGCCCTGCACCATCACGCCGAAGGTGCCTTCGTCGTTCTTGTAGTTGAACAGCGCCGAGTACTGCGGGTCGTTCGACTTGGCCTGGTCCGAGCGCACCATGCCGATCGAGCCTTCGGCGGTGATCTGCTTGGAGAACTCCAGCGGCTTGCGGGTGATGATGTTGACGGTACCGGTGGTGCCGCCGTCCTGCAGCTTGGCCTGCGAGGACTTGTTCACTTCCACCGAGCTGACCAGTTCGGAGGGCAGCAGCGAATAGCTGACGCTGCGGCCGACGTTGTTGCCCTGGCTGAGCACGAACCAGTCGGCCGAGCCGACGGTGTGGCCGTTGATCAGGGTCTGGGTCAGGCTCGGGCTGGTGCCGCGCAGGCTGACACGGTCGGCTTCATCGAAGCCGCCTTCGTCGGCGCTGGACGAGCTGATGTTCACGCCCGGCAGGCGCTGCAGGGTGTCGGCGACGTTGTGCGCCGGCAGCTTGCCGACGTCTTCGGCGGTGACCACTTCCACGCGCGCATTGGCTTCGCGCTTGGTATCGAGCGACTTTTCCATCGAACCACGGATGCCCGTGACCGTCACGGTGTCCAGATCGGTGGCGGTCGGGGCGGCCTGCTGCGCGTGCGCACTGAAGGCGATGCAGCTGACGATGGCGGCCGAAAGCAGGGTCTTGCGGGTGTTCATGATGTCTCTCCTCATCACTCGATTGGATGCCGGCGGCGGTGTTCGGTTACGGTTGCAAAGACATGCGCGGGGTGGCGGCGAAGTCCCGTGCGTTGGCGTGCCACGTACTGCGTGCTGCGATTGCGTTGAAGCCGGTTGCGGTGTCAGGCGGCCGACTGCTGCAGGTACCAGCTGGCAGCGCCGACCACGCCCAGCTGGCCGTGCTCGACCACCTTCACCGGGATGCGTGCCAGCGCCTCGCCCATCGGCCCCTTCTGCAGGTAGCGTTCGACGAAGGTGCTGGCATGCAGGTATTCGCGGATCTGCGGCAGGATGCCGCCGGCCAGGTAGACGCCCCCATGGGCGCCGTAGAACAGGGCCATGTCGCCGATGGTGCTGCCGAGCAGGCCGCAGAACACATCCAGCGCCTGGCGCGCGTGCGCATCGCTGTCGGCCATCGCCGCGGCGGTGACCGCATCGGGGCTGGCCAGCGTCGGCGCCTGCCCCTGCAGCGCGCACACCGCGCGGTACAGGTTCATCAGGCCCGGGCCGGACAGCGCGTGCTCGATCGACACGTGCGCGCGGTCGCGCTGCATGTGGCGCACGATGGCCATTTCCAGTTCGGTGCTGGCCGCCAGGCTCGGCTGCCCAGCTTCGGTGGCCAGCACCACCGGGCCGTGCGCGGTGGGAATCCACAGTGCGGCGCCGAGGCCAGTGCCGGGACCCACCACCAGGGTCGGGCCGCGTGCAGCGGTCTCCGGTCCGCACAGGTGCAGCACGCCACTGGCGTCCACCTGCGCGGCGGCGTAGGCCACCGCTTCGAAGTCGTTGACGATGTAGACCCGCTGCAGGCCGACGTCGGCCTCCACCTGGCGCGCCGACAGCGGCCACGGCAGGTTGGCGGTGATCACCGTGCCATCCTCGCGGGCATAGCCGGCGCTGGCCACCACGCAGTGCGTGGGCCGCGGGCCGTTGCCGAGGAAGTCGTGCAGGATCGCGCTCAGCCCAGCGTGGTCGGCATTGCGGTACTTGCGGTACTCCAGCACCTGCACCGGATGGGCATCATCACCGCTGGCCTGGACCCGGGCCACGCGCACATGGGTGCCACCCACGTCGGCAGCCAGGAACGAGGGCGCAACGCGGGACAGGGCATGGGCCGGGGCGGGGTGGCTGGCGGTCACGCGGGCTCCTGCTGCAGGTGGGGCCGGACCCAGGATCGGGGACGGCGATTGGGGCGGAGTCTGTAACCGCGCTGACAACGATGTCAACGAGTTCGTGACACTTTCGTTGCTGCGCCGCAACGAATGCGACGGACGGTAAACGTTTACATGGCGTGAGTATGGGTTTCACGCGAGAACCGTTGCCGCATGGGCCTCAAGGCCCACTGCGCATTCAGCACACTGCCCCGTGAGCCGGTTGCGCAGTGCAGGATGGGCAGCGCCGCGCTGCATTTGGAAGTTGACAAAGCGCGGTTGTCCATCGAAAGAATGTGACAACGTTGTTCCCAGCCACTCTCCGACGCCGTGTTCTGCGGCCGTCGCCGCAGGAGCCCTCCTGATGTCCGCCGTCCCCGCTGCAAGCGCGCGCCCGAACGTGGCCACCTCCATCGCCATCGTCGGCGTGCTGTTCTTCCTGATCGGCTTCTTCACCTGGCTCAATGGCCCGTTGATCACCTTCGTCAAGCTGGCCTTCGAGCTCAGCGAGGTCGGCGCCTTCCTGGTGCTGATGGTGTTCTACCTGTCCTACTTCTTCCTGGCGCTGCCGTCGTCGTGGATCCTTCGCCGCACCGGCATGAAGAAGGGCCTGAGCCTGAGCCTGCTGGTGATGGCCGGCGGCGCCGCGCTGTTCGGTGAGTTCGCCACCCAGCGCTGGTACCCCGGGGCGCTCGGCGGCCTGTTCGTGATCGGCAGTGGCCTGGCCCTGCTGCAGACCGCGATCAACCCCTACATCTCCATCCTTGGCCCGATCGAAACGGCGGCGCGCCGCATCGCGCTGATGGGCATCTGCAACAAGATCGCCGGCATGCTGGCGCCGGTGCTGATCGGCACCGTGGTGCTGCATGGTATCGGCGACCTGTCGGCCAGCGTGGCCGTTGCCGATGAAGCGACCAAGGCGCAGCTGCTCAACGAGTTCGCCGCCAAGATCCACGCACCGTACCTGGCCATGGCCGGCCTGCTGGTGCTGCTGGCGGTGGCGGTGCTGTTCTCGCCGCTGCCGGAAATCAAGTCCGCCGAAGCCAACGCCACCCCCACCAGCGCCGGTGCGGCCGAGCGCCGCAGCATCTTCCAGTTCCCGCACCTGTGGCTGGGCGTGCTGTGCCTGTTCGTCTACGTGGGCGTGGAGGTGATGGCCGGCGATGCGATCGGTACCTACGGCCACGGCTTCGACCTGCCGCTGGACCAGACCAAGATGTTCACCTCGCTGACCCTGTTTGCCATGCTCATCGGCTACGTGGTCGGCCTGCTGCTGATCCCCAAGGTGGTCTCGCAGTCGCGCTATCTGACCATCTCGGCGGTGCTGGGTGTGGTGTTCTGCCTCGGCGCCTGGGTCACCCACGGCTATGTCTCGGTGGGCTTCGTGGCCGCACTGGGCTTTGCCAACGCGATGATGTGGCCGGCCATCTTCCCGCTGGCGATCCGTGGCCTGGGCCGCTTCACCGAGACCGGCTCGGCGCTGCTGGTGATGGGCATCGCCGGCGGCGCGATCATTCCGCAGCTGTTCGCCGTGCTCAAGCAGCACATCGACTTCCAGCTGGTGTTCGTGCTGCTGATGGTGCCGTGCTACCTGTACATCCTGTTCTACTCGGTGATCGGCCATCGCGCCGGCCTGCCGCAGGACAAGGCCTGATCGGCGATGATGGACGGCAGCCAACCCCAGGGAAAACCCATGCGCAGAGCGACCATCAAGGACGTTGCGGAGAAGGCCAAGGTCTCGCTGAAGACGGTCTCGCGGGTGATCAACAACGAACCGTCGGTGATGCAGGCCACCCGTGCGCGGGTGCTGCGTGCCATCGCCGAGCTTGACTACGAGCCCGACCCGTCCGCGCGCAACCTGCGCAGCGGCACCACCTTCGTGATCGGGCTGGTCTACGACAACCCCAACCCGTACCACATCATCGGCGTGCAGAACGGCGTGCTGGCCGCCTGCCGCGAGACCGGGTTCGGCCTGCAGATCCATCCCTGCGACTCCAGCTCGCCGCTGCTGGCCGATGAACTGGCCGACTGGGTGCAGCGCTCGCGCCTGGCCGGGCTGGTACTGACCGCGCCGATGTCCGAGCGCCGCGACCTGATCCAGGCGCTGACCGCGCGCGGCATCAAGCTGGTGCGCATCATCGCCGCCACCGAAGACCCGGCCGACGGTGCCTGCGTGTTCGTCGACGACCGCGAGGCCGCCTACGAGATCACCGAGCATCTGATCCAGCTCGGCCACCAGCGCATCGGCTTCCTCTGGGGCGGCATCTCGCACCGTTCCTCGGGCGAACGCTACGCCGGTTACGAGGCCGCGCTGAAGGACTACGGCATGACCGTGGACAAGCACCTGGTGGTGCAGGGCGACTACACCTTCGATGATGGTTTCCGTGGTGCGCGCCGTCTGCTGGCGCTGCGCGAACCGCCCACCGCCATCTTCGGCTCCAACGACGAAATCGCCGCCGGTGTACTGGCCGCGGCCAAGTCGGCCGGCATGAACGTGCCCTACGACCTGTCCATCGCCGGCTTCGAGGACAGCCCGTTCTCGCGCCAGTCGTGGCCGCCGCTGACCACCGCCAAGCAGGCCACCGAGGACATCGCCCGCCATGCCGCGCGCCTGCTGATCGCGCAGCTGCGCAGCGATGCCTACGACGACGCGCCCGCTCCGCTGCACAACCAGGGCTTCGTGCCGCAGCTGGTGGTGCGCGGTTCGACCGCGCCGATGCGCCCGGCCGGCGCACGTCCCCTTCCTTCCGATCCTGCCTGAGCCTGCCATGTCGCTGTCAGACCCCACCGCCACCTTGATGTTCGCCGAGGCCGCTGAAGCGGCCGACGTGGTTGCCCGCCAGTTCTCGCGCAACCACGCCACCATGGAAACCCTGGCCGCCAGCCTGCGCGCGGCGCCGCCGCCGTTCGTGGTCACCTGCGCGCGCGGCAGTTCCGATCACGCCGCCACCTACGGCAAGTACCTGCTGGAAACCCAGCTGGGCCTGGTGGTCGCCTCGGCCTCGCCGTCGGTGGGGTCGGTGTATGCCGCGCCGCTGCAGCTGCGCGGCGCGCTGTTCATCGTCATCTCGCAGTCGGGCAAGAGCCCGGACCTGCTGCGCAACGCCGAAGCCGCCAAGGCCGCCGGCGCGCGCGTGGTTGCGCTGGTCAATGTCGAGGATTCACCGCTGGCGCAGCTGGCCGACACGGTCATCCCGCTGCATGCCGGTGCCGAAAAGAGTGTGGCCGCCACCAAGAGCTACCTGGCCTCGCTGGCCGCGCTGCTGCAGCTGGCCGCGTACTGGAAGCAGGACAGCAGCCTGCGCAATGCGCTGGACCTGCTGCCCGATGCCATGCGCGAGGCGTGGCAGTGCGACTGGAGCGCAGTGACCGAGGGCCTGGTCGAGGCAACCAATCTGTTCGTGCTGGGCCGTGGCCTGGGCCTGGGCGCGGCGCAGGAAGCGGCGCTGAAGTTCAAGGAAACCTGCAGCCTGCATGCCGAAGCCTACAGCTCGGCCGAAGTGAAGCATGGCCCGATGGCGCTGGTTGACCGCGGCTTCCCGGTGCTGGCTTTCGCCCAGCCGGATGAAACCGGCGCCGGCACCCGTGCAGTGGTCGATGAGTTCACCGCGCGTGGCGCGCGGGTGTGGCTGGCCGGTGCCGGTGGCAACCTGCCGGTCGCGGCCGCACCGCATCCGCTGTGCGCGCCGCTGCTGACCGTGCAGAGCTTCTACCGCGCGATCAACGCGCTGGCCCTGCGTCGCGGCTTCAACCCGGATCTACCGCCGCACCTGAACAAGGTTACGGAGACCGTGTGATGGCCACCGTGCTGCGCAATGCCCGCATCCTGGTCGGGGATGATTTCCGCGATGACCTGGCGGTGGTGATCGAAAACGGGAAGATCACCGCGCTGTTGCCCGACGCCGCGCCGCAGCTCGGCCAGGCCGATGAGCAGATGGACCTGGGCGGTGGCTGGCTGCTGCCCGGCTTCATCGACGTGCAGGTCAACGGCGGAGGCGGCGCGCTGTTCAACAACACGCCGGACGTGGCGGCGCTGCGCACCATCGCGCAGGCGCACCGGCGCTTCGGCACCACCGCAATGCTGCCGACCCTGATCAGCGACGACGTAGCGGTGATGCGCGAGGCCATCGCAGCGCTGCGCGAGGCCATCGCACAGGGCGTGCCGGGCGTGATCGGCATCCACCTGGAAGGCCCGTACATCGCACCGGCGCGCAAGGGCACGCACGACGCCAGCAAGTTCCGCGTACCGGATGAGGAGGAGATCGCGCTGGCGGCCTCGCTCGACAACGGCGTGACCCTGCTGACGCTGGCGCCGGAACGGGTGCCGCTGGAAACCATCCGTGCGCTGGTCGAGCGCGGCGTGATCGTCGCCGCCGGCCACACGGCAGGCACCTACGAAGAGATCCGCGCCGGGCTGGATGCCGGCGTGCGCGGTTTCACCCACCTGTACAACGCGATGTCGCCGCTGCAGGGCCGCGAGCCTGGCGCGGTGGGCGCTGCGCTGGAAGACCGCGACAGCTGGATCGGCATCATCGTCGATGGCGTGCATGTGCATCCGGCCAGCCTGCGCGTGGCGCTGGCGGCCAAGCCGCGCGGCCGCCTGCTGCTGGTCACCGATGCGATGCCGCCAGTCGGTGCCGACGATCCCAGCTACGTGCTGTACGGCGAAACCATCACCGCCATCGACGGCGTGGTGCGCAACGCTGCCGGTTCGCTGGCGGGTTCGGCGCTGGACATGGCCACTGCGGTGCGCAACACCGTGCAGCTGCTCGGTCAGCCGCTGGCCGAAGCGGCACGCATGGCCTCGACCTATCCGGCGCAGTTCCTCAACGTCGATGACCGCCTGGGCCACATCGCCAAAGGCTACCAGGCCGACCTGGTGCTGCTGGACGATGCGCTGCAGGTGCGTGGCACCTGGATCGCCGGACAGTACGAGGCCGCCTGATGAACGCGACGCCGCCACGCCGGCTGGGCTCGATCGATGCCCTGCGCGGCATCACCGTGGCGGCGATGCTGCTGGTCAACAACCCGGGCGACTGGAGTGCGGTGTTCGCACCGCTGCGTCACTCGGAATGGCATGGCTGCACGCCCACCGACCTGGTGTTCCCGTTCTTCCTGTTCCTGGTCGGCGTGTCGATGGCCTTCAGCGTGGCACCACGCGCGCTGGACGTGGCGGCGAGACCCGCACTGGCGCGCGGTGTGCTGGAGCGCGCGCTGCGCATCCTGGTGGCCGGTGCGCTGCTGCATCTGCTGATCTGGTGGGCGCTGGATACGCACCACTTCCGCATCTGGGGCGTGCTCCAGCGCATCGCCGTGTGCGCAGCGCTGGTGGGTGTGCTGGCGGTGTATGCACGACCGCGCGTGCAGGCCGGCGTGCTGGTCGCGCTGCTGGTGGGCTATACCGTGCTGCTGCTCGGTATCGGTGACCTGGCGCCGTGGACCAACCCGGCCAGCCGTCTGGATACCGCGCTGTTCGCGCCGTGGGTCTATCAATGGCACGTCGATACCGGCCTTGGGCATGACCCGGAAGGATTGCTGAGCACACTGGGCGCGCTGGCCAGCACCGTGCTGGGCCTGCTGGCCGGTGGCCTGCTGCGCAACGGGCATGCTGCTGCACTGGCCGGGCTGGGCGCAGCGACCGCCGTGCTCGGCCTGCTGCTGGCCCTCGTGCTGCCGTTGAACAAGCAGCTGTGGACACCCAGCTACGTGCTGTGGACGGGGGGGCTGGCCGCGCTGGCGTTGTGGCTGGGGCACTGGCTGATCGACCAGAAGGGTTGGCCGGCGTTGGGCCGGCGTTTCGGCGTCAACGCGATCACGGCGTACCTGGGCGCCTCGGTGATGTCGGTGGTGCTGCTGGCGACCGGCGCCTGGGGCTGGATCTGGCAGCAGCTGGCCACCGCAATGCCGCAGGCGCTCGAGCTGGCGTCCATGCTGCAGGCGCTGGCGTTCGTTGCATTGTGGTGGGGCGTGGCGTGGTGGCTGGACAGGCGCAGGATCTACCTGAAGATCTGAGCACCCCGGGGTCGGACCCCTTTCCGCAGGAATCGGCTCTGACCCCACCTGCGAGGCTGAACGATTTCAGCCACATAACACCCAGGTGATGATCGTCGGACTTCACATTCAAAATGTGATGTTCAGTGCATAAATTCATCTATCGAAACCATTCACCGCACGGCAGACTGCCAGCGCAGTGCCGCATATCCGCAGTTCCTGTTTCCCCTGTCCAGGAGTGCTGTATGTCCCGTGCCGTCCCGCGCGCGCTTCGCCCGCGCCGCCTCTCCGTTTCCGTGCTGCAGGCCCTGGCGGTCCCCTCCCTGCTGTTGTCCGCCGGCGTTGCATGGGCCGGCTGCGATACCGTTGCCCCGGTCGGCGGCCAGACCGTCACCTGCAACGCCAACGCGCCGAACCCGCAGACGGTGCCCATCACCGCCAGTGGCACGGCCGGCATCACCGTCAACGTCGCCAACGGCGCACAGCTGGAGCAGAGCGGCGGCGCCAGCGCCATCGCGCTGGTCGGCGCCGGTGGGCACCTGCTGTCCAACCTGGGCACGATCAGTTCGGTCGGTGGCGTGGCCGTGCAGCTCGGTGGCGGCAGCCGTGTCGACAACACCGGCAGCATCAGTACCGGCAACACCACGGCCCTGCAGTTCGTCGGTGCCGGTGACAGCGTGCTGGTCAACCGCGGCACGATCAGCGGGCGCACCGGCGTGCAGTTCGATGCCGGCAATGATCGCCTGGAGATGCAGGCAGGCAGTATCACCGGCGGCGTGCTGCAGGGCGTTGGCAGCGATGTGCTGCTGCTCGGCAATGGCACGATCGACAGCGTTGACCAAGGCACGGGCGATGACCAGATGACGGTCAACGGCGGCACCGTCACCGGCGTGGTGGCGCAGGGCAGTGGCCGCGATGATTTCGTCATGACCGCCGGTACCGTGGGCGCGCTGCAGCAGGGCGACAACATCGATACCTTCCGCATGAGCGGGGGCCGCATCGTCGGTGCGTTCGAGGACGGCGACCAGGCCTGGATGACCGGTGGCCGTATCGGCCGCGTCAACATGAAGCTGGACAAGAATCTCTGGGACCAGTCAGGCGGCACTGTGGATGGCAACGTGGTCACCGGTTTCGACACCGATACCATCATCATTTCCGGTACCGCGTACATCGGCGGCAACATCAGCGTCAGCGGCGGCAACGACAGCGTGACCATCACCGATGGCACCGTGCGCGGGCAGGTGCTGCTCAGCACCGGCAACGACACCTTCACCTGGAATGGCGGCGGTATCGTCTACGGCGCGATCGACATGGGCCCGGACAACGACGTCGCCAACCTCAGCAATCTCAACCAGGGCAACCTCGGCGCGGTACCCCTGTTCGAGGGTGGCAGCGGCGTGGACCAGCTCAACCTCAGCAACGTCAAGACCGCAGGCGTCAGCCGCTTCCAGAACTGGGAAGCGATCGGCCTGGCCAACAGTACCGAACTGAGCTTCGACGGCGATCTTGTGCTGGGCGACAGCGCAACCGGCTCCGGCACGCTCACCGTGGATGACACCAGTACCGTGTACGCCGGCAGTGGCGGCCACGCGATCCGCCCGTTCAACAGCGCCGCACTGGTGGACATGGTCAACGCCGGGCGCATCGACCTGACCGGCACCGGTGCCGGCGATGTGTTCACCGTGCGCGGCAACTACCGCGGTGACGGCGGTGGCCTGTACCTGCGCACGGTGCTGGGCGCGGACAACTCGACCAGCGACCGGTTGGTGATCGATGGCGGCGCTGCGACCGGCAGCACCGGCATCGGCATCCTCAATGCCGGCGGC
Proteins encoded in this region:
- a CDS encoding TonB-dependent receptor, yielding MNTRKTLLSAAIVSCIAFSAHAQQAAPTATDLDTVTVTGIRGSMEKSLDTKREANARVEVVTAEDVGKLPAHNVADTLQRLPGVNISSSSADEGGFDEADRVSLRGTSPSLTQTLINGHTVGSADWFVLSQGNNVGRSVSYSLLPSELVSSVEVNKSSQAKLQDGGTTGTVNIITRKPLEFSKQITAEGSIGMVRSDQAKSNDPQYSALFNYKNDEGTFGVMVQGFSQKRELRREAQEIPGGFFKIAATDPVAQTNPDLIGVNLPGLLGSTLFEQTRERKGGLVSLQFKPTDTLTLGLNGFSSKLEANNYNRNFMMFGNSFAKSQAPNPGYVVKDGVLTNATYAGVPGTNYAVYDMIYRESTAKSSYVTFDADWQISDSLTAKFQAGSTKGTGETPRQYIAEVTLANGGGASWATHGNGSPIDWSLGGDLSPNGVTSFGTWGNQQVTAEDKEKWATLDFNQYFNDGGVLNSIDFGLRFADHKREALSPEGATPGDIWSALKNGATSNYPSGFAGDIGGTFPRNIWYFTPGALKDAVTNNSTWLAGNDGPTGRHNYGAEWKVQEKNFAGYVQANFRGDWWSGNVGLRYVNIKQDIDTYNAVSKAADADVSSLFGMWERMAFQNKRNRVLPSANIKFDLDDNLVLRVAASQTQTLPDYSALGASSYGSDLNKTGGGGNPNLKPTLSSNLDANLEWYFMPRGLLSVGAYHMKLKDYIAFDVVSRQLYSELTNQLETYQISTPINADGKVTGVEVAYEQPIGEYFGVNANYTYANGTTAHTWSDGSHNLLGTSKNTYNVGAYFENERFGARVSYTRRSSFLISLSGTNPYYQDDFGTLSASLSYKATDWLSITLDGLNLNNPTYKYYQTAAIPTSFYSNGRQYYLNFRFKY
- a CDS encoding glucokinase family protein — its product is MTASHPAPAHALSRVAPSFLAADVGGTHVRVARVQASGDDAHPVQVLEYRKYRNADHAGLSAILHDFLGNGPRPTHCVVASAGYAREDGTVITANLPWPLSARQVEADVGLQRVYIVNDFEAVAYAAAQVDASGVLHLCGPETAARGPTLVVGPGTGLGAALWIPTAHGPVVLATEAGQPSLAASTELEMAIVRHMQRDRAHVSIEHALSGPGLMNLYRAVCALQGQAPTLASPDAVTAAAMADSDAHARQALDVFCGLLGSTIGDMALFYGAHGGVYLAGGILPQIREYLHASTFVERYLQKGPMGEALARIPVKVVEHGQLGVVGAASWYLQQSAA
- a CDS encoding sugar MFS transporter, producing MSAVPAASARPNVATSIAIVGVLFFLIGFFTWLNGPLITFVKLAFELSEVGAFLVLMVFYLSYFFLALPSSWILRRTGMKKGLSLSLLVMAGGAALFGEFATQRWYPGALGGLFVIGSGLALLQTAINPYISILGPIETAARRIALMGICNKIAGMLAPVLIGTVVLHGIGDLSASVAVADEATKAQLLNEFAAKIHAPYLAMAGLLVLLAVAVLFSPLPEIKSAEANATPTSAGAAERRSIFQFPHLWLGVLCLFVYVGVEVMAGDAIGTYGHGFDLPLDQTKMFTSLTLFAMLIGYVVGLLLIPKVVSQSRYLTISAVLGVVFCLGAWVTHGYVSVGFVAALGFANAMMWPAIFPLAIRGLGRFTETGSALLVMGIAGGAIIPQLFAVLKQHIDFQLVFVLLMVPCYLYILFYSVIGHRAGLPQDKA
- a CDS encoding LacI family DNA-binding transcriptional regulator; this encodes MRRATIKDVAEKAKVSLKTVSRVINNEPSVMQATRARVLRAIAELDYEPDPSARNLRSGTTFVIGLVYDNPNPYHIIGVQNGVLAACRETGFGLQIHPCDSSSPLLADELADWVQRSRLAGLVLTAPMSERRDLIQALTARGIKLVRIIAATEDPADGACVFVDDREAAYEITEHLIQLGHQRIGFLWGGISHRSSGERYAGYEAALKDYGMTVDKHLVVQGDYTFDDGFRGARRLLALREPPTAIFGSNDEIAAGVLAAAKSAGMNVPYDLSIAGFEDSPFSRQSWPPLTTAKQATEDIARHAARLLIAQLRSDAYDDAPAPLHNQGFVPQLVVRGSTAPMRPAGARPLPSDPA
- a CDS encoding SIS domain-containing protein, with product MSLSDPTATLMFAEAAEAADVVARQFSRNHATMETLAASLRAAPPPFVVTCARGSSDHAATYGKYLLETQLGLVVASASPSVGSVYAAPLQLRGALFIVISQSGKSPDLLRNAEAAKAAGARVVALVNVEDSPLAQLADTVIPLHAGAEKSVAATKSYLASLAALLQLAAYWKQDSSLRNALDLLPDAMREAWQCDWSAVTEGLVEATNLFVLGRGLGLGAAQEAALKFKETCSLHAEAYSSAEVKHGPMALVDRGFPVLAFAQPDETGAGTRAVVDEFTARGARVWLAGAGGNLPVAAAPHPLCAPLLTVQSFYRAINALALRRGFNPDLPPHLNKVTETV
- the nagA gene encoding N-acetylglucosamine-6-phosphate deacetylase, with the translated sequence MATVLRNARILVGDDFRDDLAVVIENGKITALLPDAAPQLGQADEQMDLGGGWLLPGFIDVQVNGGGGALFNNTPDVAALRTIAQAHRRFGTTAMLPTLISDDVAVMREAIAALREAIAQGVPGVIGIHLEGPYIAPARKGTHDASKFRVPDEEEIALAASLDNGVTLLTLAPERVPLETIRALVERGVIVAAGHTAGTYEEIRAGLDAGVRGFTHLYNAMSPLQGREPGAVGAALEDRDSWIGIIVDGVHVHPASLRVALAAKPRGRLLLVTDAMPPVGADDPSYVLYGETITAIDGVVRNAAGSLAGSALDMATAVRNTVQLLGQPLAEAARMASTYPAQFLNVDDRLGHIAKGYQADLVLLDDALQVRGTWIAGQYEAA